The Hymenobacter baengnokdamensis genome includes a region encoding these proteins:
- a CDS encoding DUF535 family protein, with protein MVTPALNQLLERQPRFLYKYLSRYIALSFSRTTRLAVLLNHYDFLTDFVGPGFFNLVASQPVIWQEQRGTDRFAISLSYPSVVGFEAELSLNLMSNGVLLQVVSFVIVPGRLVGATSRQAILISQVQGTAHQGRYRHATRALLDITPATLLVQAAYGLAAALHIDQTVGISTEEQLSFGTGSHFNYNAFWEQQEGIRTAANLFLLPLIPFQKPLDSIKSKHRARTLRKRHYKQALRQAVEQNCLTIFQQLRAEQSVSNTC; from the coding sequence ATGGTTACGCCGGCTCTGAACCAACTGCTGGAGCGGCAGCCACGCTTTTTGTACAAATACCTGTCGAGGTACATAGCATTGAGCTTTTCACGCACTACCCGCCTGGCAGTCCTTCTCAATCATTACGACTTTCTAACAGACTTCGTAGGGCCCGGTTTTTTCAACCTGGTGGCCAGCCAGCCGGTCATTTGGCAAGAACAGCGGGGCACAGACAGATTTGCCATTTCCTTATCTTATCCATCAGTTGTGGGGTTTGAGGCGGAGTTGTCGCTCAATCTTATGAGCAACGGGGTTTTATTGCAGGTTGTGTCCTTTGTCATTGTGCCGGGCCGACTGGTAGGCGCTACCAGCCGCCAGGCAATACTTATCAGCCAGGTTCAGGGCACTGCTCATCAGGGCCGCTACCGGCACGCTACCAGGGCACTGCTCGACATTACCCCCGCTACTTTGCTTGTGCAAGCCGCTTACGGCTTGGCTGCCGCGCTGCATATCGACCAGACCGTGGGCATCAGCACAGAGGAGCAGCTAAGCTTCGGTACGGGCAGCCACTTCAATTACAACGCTTTCTGGGAGCAGCAGGAAGGAATCCGCACGGCGGCCAACCTGTTTCTATTGCCACTAATCCCGTTCCAAAAGCCCCTTGACAGCATCAAGTCCAAGCACCGGGCCCGCACCTTGCGCAAGCGGCACTACAAGCAGGCGCTACGCCAGGCCGTTGAGCAAAACTGCCTGACTATTTTTCAGCAGCTACGCGCTGAGCAGAGTGTTAGCAACACCTGTTAG
- a CDS encoding threonine synthase yields MNQVATLSLSRVQSLHCANCGTTYSPFELQGVSACCQQPLVAAYDLREPLSRADGINLADSSMWRYGALLPLLDEANKVTLGEGLTPLLNLPRLAARYSLNALILKDEGQNPTGSFKARGLSMAVSKAKELGVQGCIIPTAGNAGVAMAAYCARGGLSATVVMPRHTPEAFKEECYWYGAQVELVDGLINDCAARVRQLNASGELLDISTLKEPYRLEGKKTMGYEIAEQLNWQLPDVLLYPAGGGTGLIGIWKAFQEMKALGWLAPDVALPRMVAVQAENCCPLLETHLGHQPNCHNYTGRPTLANGLAVPRPLGEALMLQVLRESNGTVVAISEEGMLEGMRELGQHEGLFVAPEGAAVWMAARRLLAEGWLRADERILLLNTGSGQKYMSNVAGRAWA; encoded by the coding sequence ATGAACCAAGTAGCCACGCTGTCCCTTTCGCGGGTCCAATCTCTGCACTGTGCCAACTGCGGCACCACCTATTCGCCATTCGAGCTGCAGGGTGTGTCGGCCTGCTGCCAGCAGCCGCTGGTGGCCGCCTACGACCTGCGCGAGCCGCTCAGCCGGGCCGATGGTATCAACCTGGCTGACAGCTCGATGTGGCGCTACGGGGCCTTGTTGCCGCTGCTCGACGAAGCCAATAAAGTAACCTTGGGCGAAGGCCTGACCCCCTTGCTGAACCTGCCGCGCCTGGCCGCCCGCTACAGCCTGAACGCGCTCATTCTGAAAGACGAGGGGCAGAACCCCACCGGCTCGTTTAAGGCGCGGGGCCTGAGCATGGCCGTGTCGAAGGCAAAGGAGTTGGGCGTTCAAGGCTGCATTATTCCTACGGCCGGTAATGCGGGCGTGGCAATGGCGGCCTATTGCGCCCGCGGCGGCCTCTCGGCTACCGTCGTGATGCCGCGCCACACGCCCGAGGCCTTCAAGGAGGAATGCTACTGGTATGGTGCCCAGGTTGAGCTGGTTGATGGCCTTATAAATGACTGCGCCGCCCGCGTACGTCAGCTCAATGCGAGCGGCGAGCTGCTCGATATCTCTACCCTTAAGGAGCCCTACCGCCTGGAGGGCAAGAAAACAATGGGTTACGAAATTGCCGAGCAGCTCAACTGGCAGCTGCCCGATGTGCTGCTGTACCCGGCCGGCGGCGGCACCGGGCTTATCGGCATCTGGAAAGCGTTTCAGGAAATGAAAGCGCTCGGCTGGCTGGCGCCCGATGTAGCCCTGCCCCGCATGGTAGCCGTGCAGGCCGAAAACTGCTGCCCGCTGCTCGAAACCCACCTTGGCCACCAGCCCAACTGCCACAACTACACTGGCCGCCCCACGCTGGCCAATGGCCTGGCCGTGCCGCGCCCGCTGGGCGAGGCGCTGATGCTGCAAGTGCTGCGCGAGTCGAACGGTACCGTGGTCGCTATCAGTGAAGAAGGTATGCTGGAAGGCATGCGCGAGCTGGGCCAGCACGAGGGCTTGTTTGTGGCTCCCGAGGGCGCGGCCGTCTGGATGGCCGCCCGCCGCCTGCTGGCCGAGGGCTGGCTGCGCGCCGACGAGCGCATCCTGCTGCTGAACACCGGCAGCGGCCAAAAATACATGAGCAACGTGGCCGGCCGTGCCTGGGCGTAG
- a CDS encoding polysaccharide deacetylase family protein: protein MRILHVLSANFFAGSVAYAVALAEAHHREGHQVWLASDAATLPTVAGQVQLPVSERSYVQRLRNIRVLRQLVRQHQIDVVHAHSRAASWVSYFALRGLKVPLVSTVHGRQHLHASTSAFDIYGEKVIAICENLAEHLREEVKMAAAKIVVVPNGIAFCEEIKTEPREFTKGSPDSTFASLRLAFIGRFNGPKGEQVAVLLQQAVPALMQEFPHLRVALIGGELAQLPALGKAALKQLQSQFGERVEVVGFTDDVAGWLLKTDLIIGAGRVAMEALGAGRAVLALGEAAYVGLVTPATYAEAAASNFGDVSARQQPHFLVSAAQVAHDARAFLRQPHRIAPALQQRVRSEYSLARVAGQVLAVYESARMRLAAPDFIPVLMYHKIPEAPIATKHQIFVTKENFAGHLAYFKRHNISPITFRDYQDFASGRRKLAEFPARPIILTFDDGYTDNYTNLLPLMQQAGYRGVLYLLGDFEVRYNQWDLAADPTEPRADIMSEAQKQAFVAAGWEIGAHTQSHPRLTTLAPAAAAHEIAQSKAELERRLGVEVLSFAYPYGDLNPETKALVRQAGFTYAVATDSGGLHLEDDRMQIFRINMFPHETPASLFKKTAKWYRKYYRWKRKK, encoded by the coding sequence ATGCGCATTCTGCACGTACTTTCTGCTAATTTCTTTGCGGGCTCCGTAGCCTACGCCGTGGCTCTGGCCGAGGCGCACCACCGCGAAGGCCACCAGGTATGGCTGGCCTCCGATGCGGCCACGCTGCCCACCGTGGCCGGGCAGGTGCAACTGCCAGTGAGTGAGCGCAGCTACGTGCAGCGCCTGCGCAACATCCGGGTGTTGCGCCAGCTCGTGCGCCAGCATCAAATCGACGTAGTGCATGCCCACTCGCGGGCCGCCAGCTGGGTAAGCTACTTCGCTTTACGAGGGCTGAAAGTGCCGTTGGTGAGCACTGTGCACGGCCGGCAGCACCTGCATGCCTCTACCTCGGCTTTTGATATATATGGCGAAAAAGTTATTGCCATTTGCGAAAATCTGGCCGAGCACCTGCGGGAAGAAGTGAAGATGGCCGCCGCTAAAATCGTGGTTGTGCCCAACGGCATAGCCTTCTGCGAAGAAATAAAAACTGAACCCAGGGAATTCACGAAGGGCTCGCCGGATTCGACGTTTGCTTCTCTCCGCCTGGCATTTATTGGCCGTTTCAACGGTCCTAAAGGTGAGCAGGTGGCGGTGCTGCTTCAGCAGGCCGTCCCTGCTCTCATGCAGGAGTTTCCTCATCTGCGGGTGGCCCTTATTGGCGGCGAGCTGGCGCAGCTTCCGGCGCTTGGCAAGGCGGCTCTTAAGCAGCTGCAAAGCCAGTTTGGCGAGCGGGTCGAGGTCGTGGGCTTTACCGATGACGTAGCCGGGTGGCTACTGAAAACCGACCTCATCATCGGGGCCGGGCGGGTGGCAATGGAGGCCCTGGGCGCGGGCCGGGCCGTGCTGGCGCTGGGCGAGGCAGCCTACGTGGGCCTGGTTACGCCCGCTACCTATGCCGAGGCGGCTGCCTCCAACTTCGGCGACGTCTCAGCCCGCCAGCAGCCACACTTTCTGGTAAGTGCCGCGCAGGTGGCGCACGATGCGCGCGCTTTCCTGCGCCAGCCGCACCGGATAGCGCCGGCCCTGCAGCAGCGGGTGCGCAGCGAGTACAGCCTGGCGCGGGTGGCCGGGCAGGTACTGGCGGTGTATGAGTCGGCCCGCATGCGCCTGGCTGCGCCCGATTTCATTCCGGTACTTATGTACCATAAAATCCCGGAGGCACCCATTGCCACTAAGCACCAGATTTTTGTTACGAAAGAAAACTTCGCCGGGCATCTGGCTTATTTCAAACGCCACAATATCAGCCCTATCACCTTTCGCGACTACCAGGATTTTGCCAGTGGGCGGCGCAAGCTGGCCGAGTTTCCGGCCCGGCCCATTATCCTGACCTTCGACGACGGCTACACCGATAACTACACCAACCTGCTGCCGCTGATGCAGCAGGCGGGCTATCGTGGCGTACTATATCTGTTGGGCGACTTTGAGGTGCGCTATAACCAGTGGGACCTCGCCGCCGACCCTACCGAGCCCCGCGCCGATATCATGAGCGAAGCCCAGAAGCAGGCCTTTGTGGCAGCTGGCTGGGAAATCGGGGCGCATACGCAGTCGCACCCGCGCCTTACTACGCTGGCACCGGCGGCGGCGGCCCACGAAATCGCCCAAAGCAAGGCCGAGCTGGAGCGCCGCCTGGGTGTCGAGGTCCTGTCGTTTGCCTACCCCTATGGCGACCTGAACCCCGAAACCAAGGCCCTGGTGCGGCAGGCCGGCTTCACTTACGCCGTGGCTACCGACTCGGGTGGCCTGCACCTGGAAGACGACCGGATGCAGATTTTTCGCATCAATATGTTTCCGCACGAAACGCCGGCCAGCCTGTTTAAAAAAACGGCCAAATGGTACCGGAAGTACTACCGCTGGAAGCGCAAAAAATAA
- a CDS encoding LysR family transcriptional regulator, whose protein sequence is MLSHAHEVFLEVAQRLSFTKAGQALFISQSAVSKQVKALEEYYKAGLFERLGGSVLLTPAGQKLYQKLLQAKQLQQDLQQEMSELSPAFAPAVHLLIGASTTISLYVLPVVVAAYLHQHPHHQLSLKNRNSDNILKALLEHEIELGIIEGIHKVSNVTYTPLLTDEVVAVCAASNPLAGRELAVSDLLSIPLALREVGSGTLAVLEEALEQQQLKLAALPVRVRLGGTEALKNFVRVEATCLAFLPRQAVLKELASGELVEVKIKGLFLERKFNFIQRKGTENSGPYRDFLRFTQRYYSVKE, encoded by the coding sequence ATGCTTTCCCACGCCCACGAAGTATTTCTTGAAGTAGCCCAGCGCCTGAGCTTTACCAAAGCCGGGCAGGCACTGTTTATCAGCCAGTCGGCGGTGAGCAAGCAGGTAAAAGCGCTGGAAGAGTATTATAAGGCCGGCCTTTTTGAGCGGCTGGGCGGCAGCGTGCTGCTAACGCCGGCTGGCCAGAAGCTTTACCAAAAGCTATTGCAAGCCAAACAGTTGCAGCAAGATTTGCAGCAGGAGATGAGCGAGCTGAGCCCAGCCTTCGCGCCGGCCGTGCACCTGCTTATCGGGGCCAGCACCACCATTTCGCTCTACGTACTGCCGGTGGTGGTGGCCGCCTACCTGCACCAGCATCCGCATCACCAGCTCAGCCTCAAAAATCGCAATAGCGACAATATATTAAAAGCGCTATTAGAACACGAGATTGAGCTGGGTATCATCGAAGGCATTCATAAAGTCAGCAACGTTACCTACACGCCGCTGCTTACCGATGAGGTGGTGGCCGTGTGCGCCGCCAGCAACCCCCTGGCCGGCCGCGAGCTGGCCGTCAGCGACTTGCTTAGTATTCCGCTGGCGCTGCGCGAGGTGGGTTCCGGCACGTTGGCCGTACTCGAAGAAGCCCTGGAGCAGCAACAGCTGAAGCTGGCTGCGCTGCCGGTGCGCGTGCGCCTGGGCGGCACCGAGGCGCTAAAGAATTTTGTGCGGGTAGAAGCAACCTGTCTGGCTTTTCTGCCCCGGCAGGCCGTACTCAAGGAGCTGGCCAGCGGCGAGCTGGTGGAGGTGAAAATTAAGGGCCTTTTCCTGGAGCGGAAGTTTAATTTTATTCAGCGTAAAGGGACTGAAAATAGCGGACCCTACCGCGATTTTCTGCGCTTTACGCAGCGCTACTATTCCGTAAAGGAATAG
- a CDS encoding T9SS type A sorting domain-containing protein encodes MRFATPVVSLLLAVLALLPAAAGASVYGSRTAAGAVQVVQGTVPFQSAAPSLSFFPNPARGQLTVQLSAQHGPEYKLRLSNVLGREVRLLPLPLATASIGLPLDVAGLPAGLYFCSLLVNDKAVSTNRLTLL; translated from the coding sequence ATGCGCTTTGCTACTCCTGTTGTTTCTCTGCTTTTAGCGGTACTGGCCTTGCTGCCGGCCGCAGCCGGGGCCAGTGTTTACGGGTCGCGCACAGCGGCTGGCGCGGTTCAGGTGGTGCAGGGTACTGTGCCTTTCCAGTCGGCGGCGCCGTCTTTGAGCTTTTTCCCGAACCCCGCCCGCGGGCAGCTAACGGTGCAGCTGTCGGCTCAGCACGGGCCCGAGTACAAGCTGCGCCTCAGCAACGTGCTGGGCCGTGAGGTGCGCCTGCTACCGCTGCCGCTGGCTACGGCTTCTATCGGCTTGCCGCTCGATGTGGCCGGCCTGCCGGCAGGCCTGTATTTCTGCTCGCTACTCGTAAATGACAAAGCCGTGAGCACCAATCGGCTAACGCTGCTGTAA
- a CDS encoding alpha-2-macroglobulin family protein, with protein MLAHARLLLLLALLTVFSCAKKTEQLTADEATAQAAGEEIDPTQNLVFGFDEPVVPAGQSGRWDTTRYVQFEPAIRGKFKWTNDGRELVFSPLEPFRPSTTFSARLRPSALPSGKQKLTLARSKFHTPFLALSGAQVFYGRSSRAANTAELRANLLFNYAVRPADLRAHLHLTQGGRPVAFTLTTAEPDRTLSLTLSQEVMASQPLHFEVTSGLQAVAGSQPTAGPLQADADIPDQQLLQVRELTGQVLNGQAVVTLLTNQPVSVADIQPLLKVEPAVPYEIEALESGLLLRGGFEVGKDYQISITPGLRGALGGQLTEAFHQGVSFGTSEPSISFASSEKAMYLNANGSRNLGLRLNQVEKVQVTVAKIYASNIQETLRSDKQYGYDTNAEADSEDEGGEYGEHGYQYYELENRGDVLFTRTYATAGLAKENGLHLLNFSLKDLEFSAPLKGLYVVRVQDTEHLWLREEKLVAFTDLGVIARQNADGSAVVFLNSLRTARPVSGAAVRFISTSNQLVGTAITNTQGVARYDSVAGSRLKLGMVTATQGSDFTFLSLPKSRVETSRFEVGGLTSNAAHYQAFLYGDRDLYRPGDTIHTNVVVRTDEWHTPPAGLPVKVRLLLPTGKEYASLGEKLSATGAVESRFILPATVMTGTYSLEVLTGNDVLLTSRPVSVEEFIPDRLKVSVTAAPTVLRAGQTVTAAIQAQNLFGPPAAGRKFEVEFSLKEKTFSAPNYPNYSFQLRTGTGRSAATVAGIAEHFQKEVREGETDAAGRGTAAYPLPDVRDLGTLEGVAFATLFDETGRPVNRLATFEVQTQAVMFGVQQPAELVGTRQELPIKLIALTPAGRPTQAPAQVQIVRLLWETVLERQGGRYVYNSQKREQVLQNQAVAVAANSTIFFTPTYSGEYEVRLFRPGAASYVAAHFYAYGSGDTAGNSFEVNTEGEVTIEADKPKYAPGETAQLLLKTPFPGRVLVTVERNRVLDHFYVDTDQKSAQVRVPIRAGYAPNIYVTATAIRPITDNSLPLTVARGFMPLTVEKPGTHLAVSLKAASLSRSQTFQTIEVRTAPRAQVTLAVVDEGILQRKDYRTPDPYGYFYQKRALEVSAFDIYPFLLPELGTSSSGGDAADLARRTSPVPSRRVKLVAKWSGLLTADANGLVRYKVRVPQFSGALRVMAVAYKDDAFGNAEQTMKVADPVVISTALPRFASPGDTLDVPVTLTNTTKSVIIGKVDLLAQNTNGKYGFNVNSLENKNSLITIYINGKDKVSFGKSAGMNVVTNPFSTIKLLPGKEQRVLFSVVAHEVGTVFLHTRVFYEEPGQKASSITGGYEIIELPIRPAAPLEKRTGSGEVTAGAPATLNLRTDFLPTGQRSRLLLSRSPLTQFSKDLNYLLEYPYGCLEQTVSAAFPQLYFGDLAATLRQKTGAGAKAQRYNPNYNVQEAIRKIEAMQLYNGSLSYWPGGNYDNWWATAYAAHFLLEARQAGFAVNQSTLDKVLRYLQLRLKKRETEPYQYFTADGLARQRIIAKREISYSLYVLALAGRQDAVALNYYKANRPLLTTDARFLLACTYALGGQQRAFQEVLPTQFTPEKSARELGDSFSSPIRDEALALNALLEADPTNPQVNSIARQLSRQLHTARYLNTQERAFALLALGKIARKSQASSATATISAGGKVLGQFDGKDLTVNNVVNYKLLLKATGAGALYYFWEAEGIPAGGQVREEDSYLRVRRQFLTRTGQPVGSASFRQNDLVVVKLTIQAADAAGEVRNVAITDLLPAGLEIENPRLGVTREIAFVRDAAQPDYLDVRDDRINLFTTATPKPKTFYYLARAVSKGTFRLGPVSADAMYNAEYHSYNGAGTVRVR; from the coding sequence ATGCTGGCCCATGCTCGCCTCCTGTTGCTTCTCGCGCTGCTGACTGTTTTTTCGTGCGCTAAAAAGACCGAGCAGCTCACGGCTGATGAGGCGACGGCCCAGGCGGCCGGCGAGGAAATAGACCCGACGCAGAACCTGGTGTTCGGCTTCGATGAGCCGGTGGTGCCGGCCGGCCAGAGCGGCCGCTGGGATACCACGCGCTACGTGCAGTTTGAGCCCGCCATCAGGGGCAAGTTTAAGTGGACCAACGACGGGCGTGAGCTGGTGTTTTCGCCGCTGGAGCCGTTTCGGCCCAGCACTACCTTTTCGGCCCGGCTACGGCCGTCCGCGCTGCCTTCGGGCAAGCAAAAGCTGACATTGGCCCGCTCGAAGTTCCACACTCCTTTTCTGGCGCTGAGTGGCGCGCAGGTATTTTATGGGCGCAGCAGCCGGGCGGCGAATACGGCCGAGCTGCGGGCCAACCTGCTGTTTAACTACGCCGTGCGGCCCGCCGACCTGCGGGCCCACCTGCACCTGACCCAGGGCGGGCGGCCGGTGGCCTTTACCCTCACCACCGCCGAGCCCGACCGCACGCTGAGCCTTACCCTCAGCCAGGAAGTGATGGCCAGCCAGCCGCTGCACTTCGAGGTAACAAGCGGCCTGCAAGCTGTGGCCGGCAGCCAGCCCACGGCCGGCCCGCTGCAGGCCGATGCGGACATACCTGACCAGCAACTGCTGCAAGTGCGCGAGCTGACCGGCCAGGTGCTCAACGGCCAGGCCGTGGTGACGCTGCTCACCAACCAGCCGGTATCGGTGGCCGACATTCAGCCCCTGCTGAAGGTGGAGCCGGCCGTGCCCTACGAGATTGAGGCACTGGAAAGCGGCCTGCTGCTGCGCGGCGGCTTCGAAGTGGGCAAGGACTACCAAATAAGCATTACGCCGGGCCTGCGCGGCGCGCTGGGCGGGCAGCTGACGGAGGCGTTTCACCAGGGGGTGAGCTTCGGCACCAGCGAGCCAAGTATCAGCTTTGCCAGCTCGGAGAAGGCTATGTACCTCAACGCCAATGGCAGCCGCAACCTGGGCTTGCGCCTCAATCAGGTAGAAAAAGTGCAGGTGACGGTGGCCAAGATTTATGCCAGCAATATTCAGGAAACCCTACGTTCTGACAAGCAATACGGCTACGACACCAACGCGGAGGCCGACAGTGAAGACGAAGGCGGCGAGTATGGCGAGCACGGCTACCAGTATTACGAGCTCGAAAACCGGGGCGACGTGCTCTTTACCCGCACCTACGCCACGGCCGGCCTGGCCAAAGAGAATGGCCTGCACCTGCTCAATTTCAGCCTGAAAGACCTGGAATTCAGCGCCCCGCTCAAAGGGCTGTACGTGGTGCGCGTGCAGGATACCGAGCACCTGTGGCTGCGCGAAGAAAAGCTGGTGGCCTTCACCGACCTGGGCGTTATTGCCCGGCAGAATGCGGATGGCAGCGCGGTGGTTTTTCTCAACTCGCTACGCACGGCGCGGCCGGTAAGCGGGGCCGCGGTGCGTTTCATTAGCACCAGCAACCAGCTGGTGGGCACGGCCATTACCAATACCCAGGGCGTGGCCCGCTACGACAGCGTGGCCGGCTCGCGCCTGAAGCTGGGCATGGTTACGGCCACGCAGGGCAGTGATTTTACGTTTTTGAGCTTGCCGAAAAGCAGGGTCGAAACTTCGCGCTTCGAGGTGGGCGGGCTCACCAGCAACGCGGCGCATTACCAGGCCTTTTTGTACGGCGACCGCGACCTGTACCGGCCCGGCGATACCATCCATACCAACGTGGTGGTGCGCACCGACGAGTGGCATACCCCGCCCGCCGGCCTGCCCGTGAAGGTGCGCCTGCTGCTGCCCACCGGCAAGGAATACGCCAGCCTCGGCGAAAAGCTGAGCGCTACCGGCGCCGTGGAGTCGCGCTTTATTTTGCCCGCTACGGTGATGACGGGCACGTATTCGCTCGAAGTGCTGACCGGCAACGACGTGCTGCTGACTTCCCGGCCGGTGAGCGTGGAAGAGTTTATCCCCGACCGGCTGAAGGTGAGCGTGACGGCTGCGCCCACCGTGCTGCGCGCCGGCCAAACCGTGACGGCCGCTATCCAGGCCCAGAACTTATTTGGGCCGCCCGCGGCCGGACGCAAGTTTGAGGTCGAGTTCTCCCTGAAGGAAAAAACTTTCTCGGCCCCGAATTACCCGAATTACTCTTTTCAGCTGCGCACGGGTACGGGCCGCAGCGCCGCCACGGTGGCGGGCATTGCCGAGCACTTTCAGAAGGAAGTGCGCGAGGGCGAAACCGACGCCGCCGGGCGCGGCACTGCCGCCTACCCGCTGCCCGACGTGCGCGACCTGGGCACGCTGGAAGGCGTAGCCTTCGCTACGCTATTCGATGAAACCGGCCGGCCGGTAAACCGGCTGGCCACCTTCGAGGTACAAACGCAGGCCGTGATGTTCGGCGTTCAGCAGCCAGCCGAACTGGTAGGTACGCGGCAGGAACTGCCCATTAAGCTTATTGCCCTTACGCCCGCCGGGCGGCCCACGCAGGCCCCGGCACAGGTACAGATTGTGCGCCTACTCTGGGAAACCGTGCTGGAGCGCCAGGGCGGGCGCTACGTGTATAATTCACAGAAGCGCGAGCAGGTGCTGCAAAACCAGGCGGTAGCGGTAGCCGCCAACAGCACTATTTTCTTTACGCCCACCTACTCGGGCGAGTACGAGGTGCGCCTATTTCGGCCGGGCGCGGCCAGCTACGTGGCGGCCCACTTCTACGCCTACGGCAGCGGCGACACGGCCGGCAACTCCTTCGAAGTTAATACTGAAGGCGAAGTCACTATTGAGGCCGACAAGCCGAAGTACGCGCCCGGCGAAACGGCGCAATTGCTGCTCAAAACGCCCTTCCCCGGCCGGGTGCTCGTGACGGTGGAGCGGAACCGCGTGCTGGACCATTTCTACGTCGATACCGACCAGAAATCGGCTCAGGTGCGCGTACCCATCCGGGCCGGCTACGCGCCCAATATCTACGTCACGGCCACCGCCATCCGGCCCATTACCGATAATTCGCTGCCGCTTACCGTGGCCCGCGGCTTCATGCCGCTCACGGTGGAAAAGCCCGGCACGCACCTGGCCGTGAGTTTGAAAGCGGCCAGCCTCAGCCGCTCGCAGACCTTCCAGACCATTGAGGTGCGCACCGCGCCCAGGGCCCAGGTAACGCTGGCAGTGGTGGATGAAGGCATTTTGCAGCGCAAAGACTACCGCACACCCGACCCCTACGGCTACTTCTACCAGAAGCGGGCGCTCGAAGTGAGCGCGTTTGATATATATCCCTTCCTGCTGCCCGAGCTGGGCACCAGTAGCAGCGGCGGCGACGCGGCCGACCTGGCCCGCCGCACCTCGCCCGTGCCCAGCCGCCGCGTGAAGCTCGTGGCTAAATGGAGCGGCCTGCTCACCGCCGATGCCAACGGCCTCGTGCGCTACAAGGTGCGCGTGCCGCAGTTCAGCGGGGCGCTGCGCGTGATGGCCGTGGCCTACAAAGACGACGCCTTCGGCAACGCTGAGCAAACGATGAAGGTGGCCGACCCGGTGGTGATTAGCACGGCACTGCCGCGCTTCGCTAGTCCCGGCGATACGCTGGATGTGCCGGTGACGCTGACGAATACGACGAAAAGCGTGATAATCGGCAAAGTCGATTTATTGGCCCAAAATACCAATGGCAAATATGGTTTTAACGTAAACTCACTTGAAAACAAGAATTCGCTTATTACAATTTATATAAACGGAAAGGATAAAGTATCCTTTGGTAAGAGCGCAGGAATGAATGTGGTTACAAACCCATTTTCAACTATTAAGCTACTTCCTGGTAAAGAGCAAAGAGTACTATTTAGCGTCGTTGCCCACGAAGTTGGAACCGTATTTTTACACACTCGGGTATTTTACGAAGAGCCTGGTCAGAAAGCGTCCTCTATTACTGGCGGTTATGAAATAATCGAACTCCCCATCCGCCCGGCCGCGCCGCTTGAAAAACGCACCGGCAGCGGCGAGGTCACGGCCGGCGCGCCCGCCACGCTCAACCTGCGGACCGATTTCTTGCCCACCGGCCAGCGCTCGCGGCTGCTGCTGAGCCGCTCGCCGCTCACGCAGTTTTCCAAAGACCTGAATTACTTGCTCGAATACCCTTACGGCTGCCTGGAGCAAACCGTGTCGGCCGCGTTTCCGCAGCTGTATTTCGGTGATTTAGCGGCCACGCTGCGCCAGAAAACGGGGGCTGGCGCGAAAGCCCAGCGCTACAACCCTAACTACAACGTGCAGGAGGCTATCCGCAAAATAGAGGCGATGCAACTCTATAACGGCAGCCTGAGCTACTGGCCGGGCGGCAACTACGACAACTGGTGGGCCACCGCCTACGCCGCCCATTTTCTGCTCGAAGCCCGGCAGGCAGGCTTTGCCGTGAACCAGAGCACCCTCGATAAGGTGCTGCGCTACTTGCAGCTCCGCCTCAAAAAGCGCGAAACCGAGCCCTACCAGTATTTCACGGCCGACGGGCTGGCCCGCCAGCGCATCATTGCCAAGCGAGAAATATCGTATTCACTCTATGTATTAGCTCTGGCCGGCCGCCAGGATGCCGTGGCCCTTAACTACTATAAGGCCAACCGGCCCCTGCTCACGACCGATGCCCGCTTTCTGCTGGCCTGCACCTACGCGCTCGGCGGCCAGCAGCGGGCTTTTCAGGAGGTGCTGCCCACGCAGTTTACGCCCGAAAAGTCGGCCCGCGAGCTGGGCGACTCATTCTCCTCGCCCATCCGCGATGAGGCGCTGGCCCTCAATGCCCTGCTCGAAGCCGACCCGACCAACCCGCAGGTAAATAGCATCGCCCGGCAGCTGAGCCGGCAACTGCACACTGCCCGTTACCTCAACACCCAGGAACGGGCCTTCGCGCTGCTGGCGCTGGGCAAAATAGCGCGTAAAAGCCAGGCCAGCTCGGCCACCGCCACCATTTCGGCGGGCGGCAAGGTGCTGGGCCAGTTCGACGGCAAAGACCTTACGGTGAACAATGTGGTCAACTATAAGCTGCTGCTGAAGGCCACCGGCGCGGGCGCGCTCTACTACTTCTGGGAGGCCGAGGGCATCCCGGCCGGCGGGCAGGTGCGCGAGGAAGACAGCTACCTGCGGGTGCGCCGCCAGTTTCTGACGCGCACCGGGCAACCGGTGGGCTCGGCCAGCTTCCGCCAGAATGACCTGGTAGTGGTAAAGCTCACCATTCAGGCCGCCGACGCGGCCGGTGAGGTCAGGAACGTAGCCATCACCGACCTGCTGCCCGCCGGCCTCGAAATCGAGAACCCGCGCCTGGGCGTAACCCGCGAAATTGCTTTCGTGCGCGACGCCGCCCAACCCGACTACCTCGACGTGCGCGACGACCGTATCAACCTCTTCACCACCGCCACGCCCAAACCCAAAACCTTCTACTACCTGGCCCGCGCCGTGAGCAAGGGCACGTTCAGACTGGGGCCGGTGAGCGCCGATGCGATGTACAACGCCGAGTACCACTCCTACAATGGCGCCGGCACGGTACGCGTACGGTAA